In Bacteroidota bacterium, a single window of DNA contains:
- a CDS encoding N-acetylmuramoyl-L-alanine amidase produces MRNNLRSLVNSVILVLLPACIGYAQNAQTGDSLFLRVVVPDSSALVTTAPRQRIAASTLPNAKAFINGKETRVYASGAFCGIVNVPVGSSVLRLVVRSANGDSAAENIFMQRPEPPKTSPKEPISIDTIMMEPSEDIWLGKDGILEVKFKGSPGHKAYFDIPGVESGIAMSELPVSKAGGVGGIYAGSYKVKDDDEARGVQIKFRIPKNIFSSEKGYSKGKVTILPKELPRVAELIGKRPYLNASVGTDRLGGAKLGFLKPGIRVVVTGKLGDQYQVKLGDEMEGWLPEEFAQLLPLETPRPRSLIGALSISGNDKEDIVTVALDQRLPYLSQQLVDPAAIVVDIFGATSNTNWITHQLSGSGIKNVTWSQAASGQYRLTIALNYQQHWGYDINYDNGSTMRISVRRPPVIHSADSAIAGLIIAVDAGHGGDNDGAIGATGRKEKEITLSVAQHLDTLLRQKGAKVVMTRTTDETVSMTDRTEKILSSGAQLLVSIHANSASASADPDISKGTSAYYRHIGFAPLAEILYGKMLELGLDQFGVVGSFNFNLNSLTQTPNALVETAFMSNPEDEMLLLDDNFRSRIAGQIEKGIEEFVVKFGERKK; encoded by the coding sequence ATGCGTAATAACCTTCGATCTCTCGTCAACTCGGTCATACTCGTTCTTCTCCCGGCATGCATCGGCTATGCGCAGAATGCCCAGACAGGTGACTCCCTCTTCCTCCGCGTCGTCGTCCCCGACAGCAGCGCTTTGGTGACGACCGCTCCGCGCCAGCGCATTGCGGCCTCCACTCTTCCGAATGCAAAGGCATTCATCAACGGCAAAGAAACCCGGGTGTACGCCAGCGGGGCGTTCTGCGGTATCGTCAACGTTCCGGTCGGATCCTCCGTCCTCAGGCTCGTCGTTCGTTCGGCGAACGGGGATTCGGCTGCGGAAAATATTTTCATGCAAAGACCGGAGCCGCCGAAGACATCGCCGAAGGAGCCGATTTCCATCGATACAATCATGATGGAACCCTCCGAGGATATTTGGCTGGGAAAGGACGGAATCCTTGAGGTCAAATTCAAGGGAAGTCCCGGGCACAAAGCATACTTCGACATTCCGGGAGTGGAGTCGGGCATTGCGATGTCCGAGCTTCCCGTCTCGAAAGCCGGCGGAGTGGGGGGGATCTATGCCGGCAGCTACAAAGTGAAAGACGATGACGAGGCAAGAGGAGTGCAGATAAAATTTCGGATTCCCAAAAATATATTCTCAAGCGAAAAAGGATATTCGAAAGGAAAGGTAACCATCCTCCCCAAAGAACTTCCCCGCGTGGCAGAGCTGATCGGCAAACGGCCGTACTTAAATGCCAGCGTCGGGACCGATAGACTGGGAGGCGCGAAACTGGGATTCCTCAAGCCCGGCATCAGAGTCGTCGTCACTGGAAAGCTCGGGGACCAATATCAGGTGAAACTCGGGGACGAAATGGAGGGGTGGCTTCCTGAAGAGTTTGCACAGCTTCTTCCGCTTGAAACGCCTCGCCCGCGTTCCCTCATCGGGGCCCTTTCCATTTCGGGCAATGATAAGGAAGACATCGTCACCGTCGCGCTCGACCAGCGCCTCCCTTACCTCAGCCAGCAGCTTGTTGACCCGGCAGCGATCGTCGTCGACATTTTCGGAGCGACCTCGAACACCAATTGGATCACGCATCAACTTTCGGGAAGCGGCATAAAGAACGTGACATGGAGCCAGGCCGCGTCGGGTCAATACCGCCTTACCATTGCGTTGAACTACCAGCAGCATTGGGGATATGACATCAATTACGACAACGGTTCTACGATGCGAATTTCGGTCCGCCGCCCCCCGGTGATCCATTCCGCCGACTCCGCCATCGCCGGATTGATCATCGCGGTCGATGCCGGTCACGGCGGGGACAATGATGGCGCCATCGGCGCAACGGGAAGAAAGGAAAAGGAAATAACGCTCTCCGTCGCCCAGCATCTCGATACGCTTTTGCGTCAAAAAGGAGCGAAGGTCGTTATGACACGAACAACCGACGAAACTGTTTCGATGACGGACCGGACCGAAAAGATCCTCAGCTCCGGGGCGCAGCTGCTGGTCAGCATTCATGCAAACTCGGCGAGCGCGTCTGCAGACCCCGATATTTCTAAGGGGACAAGCGCATATTATCGTCATATCGGTTTCGCCCCCTTGGCGGAGATCCTGTACGGCAAAATGCTGGAGCTCGGGCTCGACCAGTTTGGAGTCGTCGGCAGCTTTAATTTCAACCTTAATTCGCTGACCCAAACTCCCAACGCGCTGGTGGAAACTGCGTTCATGTCGAACCCAGAGGACGAGATGCTTTTGCTCGACGACAATTTCAGGTCACGGATTGCAGGTCAGATCGAAAAAGGAATTGAAGAGTTTGTAGTAAAATTTGGCGAAAGGAAGAAATAA
- a CDS encoding 4Fe-4S dicluster domain-containing protein: MMSRKALLIDVSKCVGCRECARACAEANHLPQEEAAELSATHYTVVQSLNDDQNFVRKLCMHCNEPTCVSVCLVGAFKKTDTGAVVYDETKCIGCRYCMQACPFEVPRYEWGSVSPRVQKCKMCYERIAAGGKTACAEACMFDATVFGDRDDMIKEARKRIDASPATYVNYIYGLTEAGGTSVLYISSIPFEKLGLPMNLPNNPIPQLSWKVLSQVPKYSVAAGVVLFGIHWITARRTEVARFEAEEKQKLLESKRNGERAKLL; this comes from the coding sequence ATGATGAGCAGGAAAGCGCTATTGATCGATGTTTCGAAGTGCGTCGGATGCCGGGAATGCGCACGCGCCTGCGCGGAAGCAAACCACCTTCCCCAGGAAGAGGCCGCAGAACTTTCGGCAACGCATTACACCGTCGTTCAAAGCCTCAATGATGACCAGAATTTTGTCCGCAAATTGTGCATGCACTGCAACGAGCCGACATGCGTTTCCGTTTGTCTCGTCGGAGCGTTCAAGAAAACGGACACCGGCGCCGTCGTGTATGACGAGACCAAATGTATCGGCTGCCGCTATTGCATGCAGGCATGTCCTTTTGAAGTCCCCCGGTACGAATGGGGAAGCGTTTCACCGCGCGTCCAGAAATGCAAAATGTGCTATGAGCGCATCGCCGCAGGCGGGAAGACCGCGTGCGCAGAAGCATGCATGTTCGACGCAACAGTCTTCGGCGACAGAGATGACATGATCAAAGAGGCGCGGAAACGGATCGACGCCAGCCCCGCGACGTACGTGAACTATATCTACGGGCTTACCGAAGCGGGCGGAACATCGGTCTTGTATATCTCCAGCATTCCGTTCGAGAAGCTCGGACTCCCGATGAACCTCCCGAATAATCCTATCCCGCAGCTCTCGTGGAAGGTCCTTTCGCAAGTTCCAAAGTATTCCGTCGCGGCAGGCGTTGTTCTGTTCGGCATCCACTGGATCACAGCGCGCCGTACAGAGGTTGCACGGTTCGAAGCGGAGGAAAAACAAAAACTACTGGAATCAAAGCGAAACGGAGAGAGGGCGAAATTATTATGA
- a CDS encoding glycine cleavage system protein H, translating into MVAILFILMVVILLTAEYLSFSKKISAESSATVKAGLPVATETVERYFHRGHMWALVQPSCDVIAGVDDFSQRFIGNINNIELPQAGSIIRQGEVLATLKHGDKSLPAIAPISGTIVAINKHLAGTPSIVNNSPLERGWIAKIAPQNLGVELKGLFKGVTADRWQEATRAHLVHWFSPRLGIVMQDGGEIIDSVSDMTSSAEWRILIEEFFPNNDQSTLNT; encoded by the coding sequence ATGGTCGCCATACTCTTCATCTTGATGGTGGTTATACTCCTGACAGCGGAGTACCTCTCCTTTTCAAAGAAAATTTCCGCCGAATCATCGGCCACCGTGAAAGCCGGTTTACCGGTTGCAACCGAGACCGTAGAACGCTACTTCCACCGCGGGCACATGTGGGCGCTCGTTCAACCTTCGTGCGATGTGATTGCAGGAGTGGACGACTTTTCCCAGAGGTTCATCGGGAACATCAACAACATTGAACTTCCTCAGGCCGGATCGATAATTCGTCAGGGTGAAGTTCTCGCCACCCTGAAACACGGCGATAAATCACTCCCCGCCATTGCCCCGATCTCCGGAACGATCGTTGCGATCAACAAACACCTTGCCGGCACCCCTTCAATCGTCAACAACTCCCCGTTGGAAAGGGGATGGATTGCAAAGATCGCTCCGCAAAACCTGGGAGTCGAGTTGAAGGGGCTGTTTAAGGGGGTCACGGCCGACCGATGGCAGGAAGCAACCCGCGCTCATCTCGTTCATTGGTTCTCCCCCCGTCTCGGCATCGTAATGCAGGACGGCGGCGAAATTATCGACAGCGTCAGCGATATGACGAGCAGCGCAGAATGGCGGATCTTAATTGAAGAATTTTTCCCTAACAACGATCAATCAACACTCAATACTTGA
- a CDS encoding HIT domain-containing protein: MGCIFCKIIAKETPAEILFENDCAISILDVNPIHYGHALVIPKNHHRDFLDVPENELAGIMHAVHVVSHALVKSFDLKGFNFFSNNGPVAGQSVFHFHIHITPRYEGDNIRFVLQLKRYQGSDMNEVASRIRAAIHE, translated from the coding sequence ATGGGATGTATTTTTTGCAAGATCATTGCCAAAGAAACCCCGGCTGAAATTCTCTTCGAGAACGACTGCGCAATTTCAATTCTTGATGTCAATCCGATCCATTACGGCCACGCTCTTGTTATTCCCAAAAACCATCATAGAGATTTCCTCGATGTCCCTGAGAACGAGCTGGCAGGCATCATGCATGCTGTTCACGTGGTTTCCCACGCGTTGGTCAAGAGCTTCGATCTCAAAGGGTTCAACTTTTTCTCGAACAACGGCCCCGTTGCCGGACAATCAGTTTTTCATTTCCATATCCACATCACACCGCGCTACGAAGGCGACAATATCCGTTTTGTGCTCCAGCTGAAACGTTATCAAGGTTCGGATATGAACGAAGTTGCCTCAAGAATCCGCGCTGCGATTCACGAATAA
- a CDS encoding archaemetzincin family Zn-dependent metalloprotease encodes MPPILVVPVQPYDDDALRALIVPLESIFRFPASIDTAKSIDPSFAFDAYRNQFNSTSLISAFTQRFNGLPGKIIGVTSVDLFVPVLTYVFGEAQLDGQMAVVSTHRLDDRLYGLPANPALLHERLIKEAVHELGHTFGLVHCHDYQCVMHSSTAAEDIDVKSENFCPSCAALLQDRERS; translated from the coding sequence ATGCCTCCGATCCTCGTTGTTCCGGTTCAGCCGTACGATGACGATGCCCTTCGGGCTCTGATCGTTCCATTAGAATCCATTTTCAGGTTCCCTGCATCGATCGACACGGCCAAATCGATCGACCCTTCGTTTGCTTTCGACGCTTACCGCAATCAATTCAACTCCACTTCCCTCATTTCCGCGTTCACGCAGCGGTTTAACGGCCTGCCGGGAAAGATCATCGGCGTGACCTCAGTGGATCTCTTCGTTCCCGTCCTGACCTATGTGTTCGGCGAGGCGCAGCTCGATGGGCAAATGGCGGTCGTTTCCACGCACCGCCTCGACGACAGGCTGTACGGCCTTCCGGCGAACCCGGCGCTCCTTCATGAGCGGCTCATCAAGGAAGCCGTTCACGAACTCGGGCACACCTTCGGGCTTGTCCATTGTCACGATTATCAATGCGTGATGCATAGTTCAACGGCGGCTGAAGACATTGACGTGAAGTCCGAAAATTTTTGTCCGTCCTGTGCCGCGCTGCTTCAGGACCGCGAACGCTCATAA
- a CDS encoding HAMP domain-containing sensor histidine kinase yields the protein MKVLNLLAFRVFLIILFVMLVGTAVLTKLSIDHQAEQYLRDAIVGANRIGDVIKRSTNYSMMLNRREDIHQIINTIGNEPGIEAIRIYNKKGEITLSTVPGEVGTNVDMTAEACTACHSPGKAPLSPNPRELSRIFSSPKGYRVLGMIVPIKNDSTCSTADCHAHAPSQTILGVLDVMMPLKEIDEHLAGLNRSQYWNALFMFFVMTSFVGVFIWLVVNIPVHKLTLGTHEITKGNLDYRISVRSADEIGRLATSFNQMADELKRARNELTEWAQTLEGRVAQKTEELKRAQANMIQMEKMVSLGKLASTVAHELNNPLEGVLTYAKLLKKMVKEGMISGEEAAEIQSDLTIIADETARCGNIVKNLLLFSRQKVGDFVETDIRGTIERTVSLIDHHLKIHNIALETDFQREPLMLVCDPQQIEQAVLAVEINAIEAMPEGGALKIEARHSADAIDITVTDTGIGISDNALPHIFEPFFTTKENGKGTGLGLAVVYGIIERHGGTIDVQSKLHGGTTFVLHLPRTASRNVNTGSSSSLTLDNGHERQIS from the coding sequence ATGAAAGTTCTGAACCTGCTCGCTTTCCGCGTGTTCTTGATCATCCTCTTTGTCATGCTTGTCGGAACGGCGGTCCTCACAAAACTCAGCATCGACCATCAAGCCGAGCAATATCTGCGCGACGCTATTGTCGGCGCAAATCGGATCGGCGATGTCATCAAACGCTCGACGAACTACAGTATGATGCTGAACCGACGGGAGGATATTCATCAGATCATCAACACGATCGGCAACGAACCGGGCATCGAGGCGATCCGCATTTACAACAAAAAAGGAGAAATAACTCTTTCGACCGTTCCGGGGGAAGTTGGCACAAACGTCGACATGACCGCTGAAGCATGCACTGCCTGCCATTCTCCCGGCAAGGCTCCGCTCTCCCCCAACCCGCGGGAGCTGAGCCGAATCTTTTCCTCTCCGAAAGGGTACAGAGTGCTGGGGATGATCGTCCCTATCAAGAACGATTCCACCTGTTCAACGGCCGACTGTCATGCCCATGCGCCGTCGCAAACGATCCTCGGCGTTCTTGACGTCATGATGCCGCTAAAGGAGATCGACGAACATCTTGCCGGCTTGAACCGCTCTCAGTACTGGAATGCGCTTTTTATGTTTTTTGTCATGACCTCCTTCGTCGGGGTTTTTATTTGGCTGGTGGTCAACATCCCCGTGCACAAGCTGACGCTTGGCACGCATGAAATCACGAAAGGGAATCTCGACTACCGCATTTCCGTCCGGTCGGCCGATGAGATCGGGAGGCTTGCAACTTCGTTCAACCAGATGGCCGATGAGTTAAAACGAGCGAGAAACGAGTTAACGGAGTGGGCCCAAACCCTGGAAGGACGCGTTGCCCAAAAAACAGAAGAATTGAAACGTGCGCAGGCCAATATGATCCAGATGGAAAAAATGGTCTCGCTCGGCAAACTGGCCTCCACTGTTGCGCATGAGCTCAACAATCCGCTCGAAGGTGTGCTCACCTACGCCAAGCTGCTCAAAAAAATGGTAAAGGAAGGCATGATCTCCGGCGAAGAGGCCGCGGAAATCCAAAGCGACCTCACGATCATTGCCGATGAGACGGCCCGGTGCGGAAACATCGTAAAAAATCTGCTCCTCTTTTCGAGGCAGAAGGTCGGCGATTTTGTTGAAACGGATATCCGCGGAACGATCGAGCGGACGGTCAGCCTTATCGACCATCATTTGAAAATACACAACATCGCGCTCGAAACGGATTTCCAACGGGAGCCGCTGATGCTGGTCTGCGATCCGCAGCAGATCGAACAGGCGGTGCTCGCCGTGGAGATCAATGCGATCGAAGCGATGCCCGAAGGGGGAGCGCTCAAGATCGAAGCACGCCATTCCGCAGACGCCATTGATATCACCGTCACTGATACCGGGATAGGGATATCCGACAATGCCCTCCCCCATATTTTTGAGCCATTCTTCACGACAAAAGAAAACGGAAAAGGAACGGGATTAGGCCTCGCCGTCGTCTACGGCATCATCGAACGGCACGGCGGCACCATCGACGTTCAATCGAAACTTCACGGCGGTACAACTTTTGTCTTGCATCTTCCCCGTACGGCATCACGCAATGTGAACACCGGTTCATCCTCTTCACTTACCCTTGACAACGGCCATGAACGACAAATCAGCTAA
- a CDS encoding energy transducer TonB, which translates to MKLAGLYFLACFLLWGCGSTGSVDMPEILPRLIEQEPFPPMSEALFLSHSELDLRILIAADGSVLRAQLMNPTNDAVWDSLAGERMKQWKFSPAIHNGKPIAMWINFHAHVKFEIPVYIGLAEIECETAEVADSVFAMLQAGGNFDSLVSSFSISKSKENHGQLGQVDISRYGESVKRVLTALKGDGYTEPIPFGEHFVIFKRLAADARFD; encoded by the coding sequence ATGAAACTTGCAGGGTTGTATTTTCTCGCCTGTTTCCTGTTATGGGGATGTGGTTCGACCGGGTCGGTCGATATGCCGGAAATATTGCCGCGGCTAATAGAACAGGAGCCTTTTCCCCCTATGAGCGAAGCGCTTTTTCTAAGCCATTCCGAGCTCGACCTTAGGATCCTGATCGCCGCGGATGGTTCGGTGCTTAGAGCTCAATTGATGAACCCGACCAATGATGCAGTATGGGATTCGCTTGCCGGCGAACGGATGAAACAATGGAAGTTTTCTCCGGCAATTCATAATGGGAAACCGATCGCAATGTGGATCAATTTCCACGCGCATGTGAAATTTGAGATCCCTGTCTACATCGGGCTGGCGGAAATAGAGTGCGAAACCGCCGAAGTTGCCGATTCAGTGTTTGCAATGCTTCAGGCCGGAGGAAATTTCGATTCGCTTGTCTCCAGCTTTTCAATATCGAAATCGAAAGAAAACCACGGCCAATTAGGCCAGGTGGACATTTCGCGATACGGGGAAAGCGTGAAGCGGGTTCTTACGGCGCTTAAAGGGGACGGGTATACGGAACCGATCCCGTTTGGAGAACATTTCGTGATCTTCAAGCGACTTGCGGCAGACGCACGCTTTGATTGA
- a CDS encoding sigma-54 dependent transcriptional regulator: protein MNDKSAKQNSLLIVDDELVVRDSLSKWFRQDGYRVDTAEDANHAIKKMTDGPWNIILLDIKMPGMSGLELQKRLREIDPSITTIMITAFASVESAVQALKEGAFDYVTKPVDPDHLSHLVTNALRQKKLADENAQLREHLSSMGQESEIVGTSPQMKKVIELAKTVAQTDTTVMIRGESGSGKELIARAIHVNSPRRFFPIIAVNCGAVPETLLESELFGHEKGAFTGAQYRRKGKFEMADGGTIFLDEIGTISQKMQVQLLRVIESKQFTRVGGNEVIHSDFRIICATNRDLEAAVKEGTFREDLYYRLNVFAVFIPPIRERRTDIPLLVHHFLKKYSTAMNKQVIEVTPDTMDLLVRYDWPGNVRELENVIERAMVLAKPPAIRPDDLPFQLGVNHHVPTDDSIASVEKAHIEAILAKTGWNITRSAEILCIDRVTLYNKIAKYGLIKP from the coding sequence ATGAACGACAAATCAGCTAAACAGAACAGCCTTCTCATTGTCGATGACGAACTCGTCGTCCGCGATTCGCTTTCGAAATGGTTCAGGCAGGACGGCTACCGTGTCGATACCGCGGAGGACGCAAATCATGCAATTAAAAAAATGACCGACGGCCCATGGAATATCATCCTCCTCGACATCAAGATGCCGGGGATGAGCGGGCTTGAACTGCAGAAGCGGTTGAGAGAGATCGACCCGTCGATCACAACGATCATGATCACGGCATTCGCCTCCGTCGAAAGCGCGGTGCAGGCTTTAAAAGAAGGGGCCTTCGATTATGTCACGAAGCCGGTCGACCCGGACCATCTTTCCCACCTGGTCACCAACGCCCTTCGGCAAAAAAAACTTGCCGATGAAAATGCGCAGCTACGCGAACATCTTTCGTCAATGGGGCAGGAATCGGAAATCGTCGGCACCAGTCCGCAAATGAAAAAAGTCATCGAGCTCGCGAAGACCGTTGCCCAAACCGATACGACAGTGATGATCCGGGGGGAAAGCGGTTCGGGAAAGGAGTTGATCGCACGCGCCATTCATGTGAACAGCCCGCGTCGCTTTTTCCCGATCATCGCCGTGAACTGCGGCGCCGTGCCGGAGACGCTTCTCGAAAGCGAATTGTTCGGGCATGAAAAAGGGGCGTTTACCGGAGCGCAATACCGCCGCAAAGGAAAATTCGAAATGGCCGACGGCGGGACGATTTTCCTCGACGAGATCGGTACGATCTCGCAAAAAATGCAGGTGCAGCTCCTTCGCGTGATCGAATCGAAACAATTTACCCGCGTCGGAGGGAATGAGGTCATTCACAGCGATTTCAGAATTATTTGCGCCACGAACCGCGACCTCGAAGCGGCAGTGAAGGAAGGGACGTTCCGCGAAGACCTCTACTACCGGCTCAATGTCTTCGCCGTTTTTATACCCCCGATCCGTGAACGCAGAACGGACATCCCGCTCCTCGTCCACCATTTCCTCAAAAAATATTCCACCGCAATGAACAAGCAGGTCATCGAAGTGACCCCCGATACCATGGACCTGCTTGTGCGGTATGATTGGCCGGGCAACGTCAGGGAATTGGAGAATGTGATCGAGCGGGCAATGGTGCTGGCAAAACCCCCCGCCATTCGGCCGGACGACCTGCCGTTTCAGCTCGGAGTGAATCATCATGTTCCGACGGATGATTCCATCGCCTCGGTCGAGAAGGCGCACATCGAGGCGATCCTCGCCAAGACGGGGTGGAACATCACGCGATCGGCCGAAATTCTGTGCATTGACCGGGTAACGCTCTACAATAAAATCGCCAAGTATGGCCTTATTAAGCCGTGA
- the hybB gene encoding Ni/Fe-hydrogenase cytochrome b subunit, translated as MKTFLFHKVTFWKAAAIMLMAVGAVAAVQRFTMGLGATTHLSDQFPWGFWIGFDFIGVGLAAAGFTIAATVHILNAERFEPIVRPSILTAYIGYMLVVMVLVVDLGRPQNFWHPLVMWNPHSVMFEITWCIILYTTVLTLEFAPVVLEKFHLHAPIKVLRTISLPVVVAGVVLSTLHQSSFGSLYLVVPERMHPLWFSDIVPFLFFISCVAAGISMVIFSSFMSARAFGRRIEMPLFSELARVLTVVLALLFTVRVQDLMSRDALRYVFQPTYQSALFLLEITVGVIVPVVLLLFRKVRMSQKGLFYTSILVILGFVANRMNTAVTSMEHWPQRTYLPSWQEVSITVALGTAGFVAFYYVAKNFPVFVDHERHAEAQSADRVWMKDLEVASKGR; from the coding sequence ATGAAAACATTTCTTTTTCACAAGGTGACGTTTTGGAAGGCCGCCGCGATCATGCTGATGGCGGTCGGGGCCGTTGCCGCGGTTCAGCGGTTCACGATGGGGCTCGGCGCAACAACGCACCTGAGCGATCAATTCCCCTGGGGGTTCTGGATCGGATTCGACTTTATCGGTGTCGGACTCGCGGCGGCGGGATTTACCATCGCTGCAACCGTGCATATTCTGAATGCCGAACGGTTTGAACCGATTGTCCGCCCGTCGATTCTCACCGCGTACATCGGCTACATGCTGGTGGTGATGGTCCTGGTCGTCGACCTCGGGCGTCCGCAAAATTTCTGGCATCCGCTGGTCATGTGGAATCCGCATTCGGTGATGTTCGAGATCACCTGGTGCATCATTCTCTACACCACCGTGCTCACTCTCGAATTCGCCCCGGTGGTACTGGAAAAATTCCATTTGCACGCTCCGATCAAAGTGCTGCGGACCATTTCCCTGCCGGTGGTCGTCGCCGGCGTCGTCCTCTCGACACTGCATCAATCGTCGTTCGGTTCGTTGTACCTTGTCGTTCCGGAACGAATGCATCCTCTCTGGTTTTCGGATATCGTACCGTTTCTGTTCTTCATTTCGTGCGTGGCGGCCGGCATTTCCATGGTGATATTCTCGTCGTTCATGTCGGCGCGCGCATTCGGACGCCGGATCGAGATGCCGCTCTTCTCGGAACTGGCCCGTGTGTTGACCGTCGTGCTTGCATTATTGTTCACGGTCCGGGTCCAGGACCTGATGAGCCGTGATGCGCTCCGATACGTTTTCCAGCCGACCTACCAAAGCGCGCTGTTTCTTCTTGAAATTACGGTCGGCGTGATCGTCCCTGTTGTCCTCCTTCTCTTCCGGAAGGTCAGGATGAGCCAGAAGGGGCTGTTCTATACGTCGATCCTTGTCATACTCGGATTCGTAGCGAACAGGATGAACACTGCGGTCACCAGTATGGAACACTGGCCGCAGCGGACGTACCTTCCGTCATGGCAGGAGGTTTCGATTACGGTTGCGCTGGGCACGGCTGGATTTGTCGCGTTCTATTATGTGGCGAAAAACTTCCCTGTCTTCGTCGATCATGAAAGACACGCGGAGGCTCAATCGGCCGACCGCGTATGGATGAAAGACCTGGAAGTGGCATCGAAGGGGCGGTGA
- the icd gene encoding NADP-dependent isocitrate dehydrogenase has protein sequence MPKYVKLVPPSSGSRITVTGGKLNVPDNPIICFIEGDGTGPDIWRASNKVFDAAIAKAYSGRKKISWFEVFAGEKANTVYGENTWLHDDTLEAIKEYTIAIKGPLTTPVGKGIRSINVTLRQMLDLYVCLRPVQYFAGVPSPVKHPELVDMVIFRENTEDIYAGIEWKAGTPEAQKIIGWLEKEMGVKKIRFPKTSSIGIKPVSQEGTERLVRAAITYAIVNKRKSVTLVHKGNIMKFTEGGFRDWGYELAKREFSKEVVSWEECGGNPPEGKILIKDVIADAFLQQILTRPAEYEVIATLNLNGDYISDALAAQVGGIGIAPGANINYQNGYAVFEATHGTAPKYAGLDKVNPGSLILSGEMMLRYLGWTEAADLILKGLNKAIQSKTVTYDFARLMEGAKEVKCSEFGEAIIKNM, from the coding sequence ATGCCGAAGTACGTAAAACTTGTACCGCCGTCATCAGGAAGTAGGATCACCGTCACCGGCGGAAAACTCAACGTTCCGGATAATCCGATCATTTGTTTTATTGAAGGAGACGGCACGGGACCGGACATCTGGCGCGCCTCGAACAAAGTGTTCGATGCGGCGATCGCGAAGGCGTACAGCGGAAGGAAAAAGATCAGCTGGTTTGAAGTCTTTGCGGGGGAAAAAGCCAACACCGTCTACGGCGAGAACACATGGCTTCATGACGATACGCTCGAAGCGATCAAGGAATACACCATCGCAATCAAAGGACCCCTCACGACTCCGGTCGGCAAAGGGATCCGATCCATTAACGTGACCCTACGGCAGATGCTCGATCTGTATGTCTGCCTCCGCCCCGTCCAGTATTTTGCCGGCGTCCCTTCCCCCGTGAAACATCCGGAACTCGTGGATATGGTGATCTTCCGCGAAAATACAGAGGACATTTATGCCGGAATCGAATGGAAAGCCGGGACCCCCGAGGCCCAAAAAATCATCGGCTGGCTTGAAAAAGAAATGGGGGTCAAAAAGATCCGCTTCCCGAAGACCTCAAGCATCGGGATCAAGCCGGTATCGCAGGAAGGGACTGAGCGGCTTGTCCGCGCGGCGATCACGTACGCGATCGTCAACAAGCGGAAATCAGTGACGCTTGTTCACAAGGGGAACATCATGAAATTTACCGAGGGGGGATTCCGCGACTGGGGCTACGAGCTGGCCAAGCGGGAATTTTCAAAGGAAGTCGTTTCGTGGGAAGAGTGCGGCGGCAATCCTCCCGAGGGGAAAATTTTGATCAAGGATGTCATCGCGGACGCATTCCTGCAGCAGATCCTGACACGTCCGGCCGAATATGAAGTGATCGCTACACTCAATTTGAACGGCGACTATATTTCGGATGCACTTGCTGCGCAGGTAGGAGGTATCGGGATCGCCCCCGGTGCAAACATCAATTATCAGAACGGTTATGCGGTCTTCGAAGCCACGCACGGCACGGCCCCTAAATATGCCGGCTTGGACAAGGTAAATCCCGGCTCGCTAATTCTCAGCGGCGAGATGATGCTTCGGTATCTGGGATGGACAGAAGCCGCGGATTTGATCTTGAAGGGCCTGAATAAAGCCATTCAGTCCAAGACCGTGACGTACGATTTTGCGCGGCTCATGGAGGGGGCGAAAGAGGTGAAGTGTTCGGAATTCGGAGAGGCAATCATCAAAAACATGTAA